One Dictyostelium discoideum AX4 chromosome 3 chromosome, whole genome shotgun sequence genomic region harbors:
- a CDS encoding hypothetical protein (Similar to Dictyostelium discoideum (Slime mold). histidine kinase DhkE), with amino-acid sequence MGDDESDNNNNNNNNNNNNNNNNNNNNNNNNNNNNNNNNNNNNKNEILFWKVFRNIYIFKYIFSNFKYSEYSEYDELDSIDNIIRDYKNGIEIIKDKVKSNSSLSFGNTKSLKIIFENVKETEENQLFLTQFINNYCLNSNLVGDIFNCIIKSSNLMALTSFINIYKSNTRFKYQGVLMKMNLFIEFKLGELINFLKKFVKNRRYDIKLKLKKIEDYQFSDLELNENLFMLLKPLINWDTKNENIRESKYTINKRNVVLKYIHIFLTIGSTQVKKK; translated from the coding sequence atgggagACGATGaaagtgataataataataataataataataataataataataataataataataataataataataataataataataataataataataataataataataataataataataataaaaatgaaatactattttggaaagtttttagaaatatatatatatttaaatatatattttcaaatttcaaatattcgGAATATTCGGAATATGATGAATtagattcaattgataatatcattagagattataaaaatggtattgaaataattaaagataaagtAAAATCAAATAGTTCTTTATCTTTTGGTAATactaaaagtttaaaaattatttttgaaaatgttaaagaaactgaagaaaatcaattatttttaactcaatttataaataattattgtttaaattcaaatctaGTTggagatatttttaattgtataattaaatcatcGAATTTAATGGCATTAacatcatttattaatatttataaatcaaatacaaGATTTAAATATCAAGGtgttttaatgaaaatgaatttatttatagaatttaaattgggtgaattaatcaatttcttaaaaaaatttgttaaaaatcGTCGGtatgatattaaattaaaactaaaaaaaattgaagattatcaattttctgatttagaattaaatgaaaatttatttatgcttttaaaaccattaatAAATTGGGATACCAAAAACGAAAATATTAGAGAATCAAAATATACTATCAATAAAAGAAATgtagttttaaaatatatccatatatttttaacaatTGGATCCActcaagtaaaaaaaaagtga
- a CDS encoding SAP DNA-binding domain-containing protein — protein MNKRTRDKNDLDLNEEEGINNKKLKEDNDSSSNIVKSYENEFESFKLKKIGGELSIKKLQTILKDIGLPHSGRKVDLINRIEQYYNIKIKLEKEVEQQQNNNPFNKSQPILLIKNDYEIPFWKVFRNKSIFKNIFSNFKYSNIFNYSRLYSVNNIFNDFNNCIEIIRDKVKSNSYLAFKQIKDLDEYSIKTNETTDEDGLIKILDSFKEETQENRLFYTRFINNYCNKSIHPLILLGRIVKASNLLALKSFLNTEIYVKSKIQIKIEINKFSDLQILEFLINKYYRNNDDNNKKEKESEKESEKESEKEKEKEKESEKEKESEKEKESEKESEKDSEKDSEKEKEKEKEKEKEKEKEKEKEKEKEEKEELIQKDLNENEIDNLKKLKEGSEGNDNDKKKDEQDENLVFIESIRINDFNIFKELKLGELIHLAKTIYQNEKIVKLLELPTYHKVSIDFPEYIFFSLGEEFKNDYIIERIRESKLDFSNKIKEGLSFFNEIKEFQFTDKELNENLFMLLKPLTNWDRHFSKLNDKYNNNNNNNNNNNINNNSNEQGCELSLVKYNILELYNNKLRKNYQRLEEYFRFQRYEFAQKDFKEISSIHKEQIEIEKEIESLFQKENEFIEKQNEKDRLLESDEICKKKKIVLGYIFLLFNLSMPRRKPIEYYLSFKDEKKVIAYGTQMKDEFLNYGIPNNEILSRISEIGYGSNTRDRFKMIMNSKFLIEKPFKEHFINPLNSPLIIANVKSKDMLDLLFKNFNQQFFKDNNRNWKYCNSIEIIEYYEKLMQSLGRKFLFSFDFANRCTIECKGIDIYPKLLSRAISNPTLYNHSSNLAPKERLLKINDRTIVKQRAFLSLLELNYFKTITFDRSFTFNKYSYKISRWISDNCISNISKLNFNDNGYTKIKIQLPNKKRKNNNNNNNNNNNNNKNNNKNGKEEEIEEESTTYDGYGYNSDNSYDSDDYDDYDNYDNYDDYGDSDDSDDYLNFAHDDDSNYENDNEDEDHPQDYSNMAITTAATVTATATTTTAPTTTTATTATTTAPTATTTTTDNGKSDNGKEDDDDGIIMIILNQSQLIDILYNSNRLDDIFKFKRDYKFSNRNFFRKVGPHIPLSLVEILLKNSNFIKIGIDIQEFLNYLVLIGNLPIIKYLNLNFSHFFTKNQRTKDLKSLLSTAIRYDYPQIAEILFVYIKLTRYEFRKEVQTDFSLVDSLYYNNLW, from the coding sequence atgaataaaagaACAAGAGATAAGAATGACCTAGATTTAAATGAAGAAGAgggaattaataataaaaaattaaaagaagataatgatagtagtagtaatattgTTAAAAgttatgaaaatgaatttgaatcgtttaaattaaagaaaataggAGGGgaattatcaataaaaaagttacaaacaattttaaaagatattggaTTACCACATAGTGGTAGaaaagttgatttaattaatagaatagaacaatattataatattaaaatcaaattagaaaaagaagttgaacaacaacaaaataataatccatttaataaaagccaaccaatattattaattaaaaatgattatgaAATACCATTTTGGAAagtttttagaaataaatcaatatttaaaaatatattttcaaatttcaaatattcaaatatatttaattattcaaGATTATATTcagttaataatatttttaatgattttaataattgtattgAAATCATTAGAGATAAAGTAAAATCAAATAGTTATTTAGcatttaaacaaattaaagatttagatGAATATAGTATAAAAACCAATGAAACAACAGACGAAGATGGattaataaagattttagATAGCTTTAAAGAAGAAACTCAAGAAAATCGATTATTTTATACTCGATTTATAAATAACTAttgtaataaatcaattcacCCTTTAATTTTACTTGGTAGAATCGTTAAAgcttcaaatttattagcattaaaatcatttctCAATACAGAAATATATGTTAAAagtaaaattcaaattaaaattgaaattaacaaattttCAGATTTACAAATCTTAgagtttttaattaataaatactatagaaataatgatgataataataaaaaagaaaaagaaagtgAAAAAGAAAGTGAAAAAGAAagtgaaaaagaaaaagaaaaagaaaaagaaagtgaaaaagaaaaagaaagtgaaaaagaaaaagaaagtgAAAAAGAAAGTGAAAAAGATAGTGAAAAAGATagtgaaaaagaaaaagaaaaagaaaaagaaaaagaaaaagaaaaagaaaaagaaaaagaaaaagaaaaagaaaaagaagaaaaagaagaacttattcaaaaagatttaaatgaaaatgaaattgataatcttaaaaaattaaaagaaggtAGTGAaggtaatgataatgataaaaaaaaagatgaacaagatgaaaatttagtttttattgaatcaattcgtataaatgatttcaatatatttaaagAACTTAAATTAGgtgaattaattcatttagcTAAAACAATatatcaaaatgaaaaaattgttaaattattagaattacCAACCTATCATAAAGTTTCAATAGATTTTCCAGAATACatctttttttcattaggtgaagaatttaaaaatgattatattATAGAGAGAATTAGAGAATCCAAActtgatttttcaaataaaattaaagagggtttatctttttttaatgaaattaaagaatttcaatttacagataaagaattaaatgaaaatttatttatgcTTTTAAAACCATTAACAAATTGGGATAgacatttttcaaaattaaatgataaatataataataataataataataataataataataatatcaataataatagtaatgaacAAGGTTGTGAATTATCATTagtaaaatataatattttagaattatataataataaattaagaaAGAATTATCAAAGATTAGAAGAATATTTTAGATTTCAAAGATATGAATTTGctcaaaaagattttaaagaaatttcaaGTATTCATAAGgaacaaattgaaattgaaaaagaaattgaaagtttatttcaaaaagaaaatgaatttattgaaaaacaaaatgaaaaagatagACTTCTTGAATCGGatgaaatttgtaaaaagaaaaagatagtATTAGGTTACATATTTTTACTATTCAATTTATCAATGCCAAGAAGGAAACCAATTGAATATTATCTATCttttaaagatgaaaaaaaGGTCATTGCATATGGCACTCAAATGAAagatgaatttttaaattatggTATACCAAATAATGAGATACTAAGTAGAATTTCAGAGATTGGGTATGGGTCAAATACAAGAGACCGatttaaaatgataatgaattcaaagtttttaattgaaaagcCATTTAAAGAACATTTTATTAATCCATTGAATTCACCTTTAATCATTGCCAATGTTAAATCAAAGGATATGttggatttattatttaaaaattttaatcaacaattctttaaagataataatagaaattgGAAATATTGTAATAGTATAGAGATTATAGAATATTATGAAAAGTTAATGCAATCATTGGGTAGAAAATTCTTATTCTCTTTTGATTTTGCTAACCGTTGTACAATAGAATGCAAAGGAATTGATATTTATCCAAAACTATTATCAAGAGCAATCAGTAATCCAACACTTTATAATCATAGTTCAAATCTTGCTCCAAAAgaaagattattaaaaatcaatgaTAGAACCATTGTAAAACAAAGAGCATTCCTATCgttattagaattaaattattttaaaactattacaTTTGACCGATCTTTTACTTTTAACAAATATTCTTATAAAATTTCAAGATGGATTTCTGATAATTGTATTTCAAATATATCAAAACtcaattttaatgataatggttatacaaaaattaaaattcaattaccaaataaaaaaagaaaaaataataataataataataataataataataataataataagaataataataagaatggaaaagaagaagaaatagAAGAAGAAAGTACCACTTATGATGGTTATGGTTATAATTCTGATAATTCTTATGATTCTGACGattatgatgattatgataaTTATGATAATTATGATGATTATGGTGATTCTGATGATTCTGATGATTATCTTAATTTTGCtcatgatgatgattctaattatgaaaatgacaatgaagatgaagatcaTCCTCAAGATTATAGCAATATGGCAAttacaacagcagcaacagtAACTGCAACagcgacaacaacaacagcaccaacaacaacaacagcaacaacagcaacaacaacagcaccaacagcaacaacaacgacaactgataatggtaaaagtgataatggtaaagaagatgatgatgatggaataattatgattattttaaatcaatcacaattaattgatattttatataattctaATCGTTTAGatgatatatttaaattcaaacgtgattataaattttcaaatagaaatttttttagAAAGGTTGGACCACATATTCCATTATCATtggttgaaattttattaaaaaattcaaattttatcaaaattggtattgatattcaagaatttttaaattatttagttttaattggtaaccttccaattattaaatatttaaatttaaattttagtcATTTCTTCACAAAAAACCAAAGAACAAAGGATTTAAAGAGTTTACTTTCAACTGCCATTCGTTATGATTACCCTCAAATCGCTGAAattctttttgtttatataaaattaacaaGATATGAATTCAGAAAAGAAGTTCAAACTGATTTCTCATTAGTAGATTCACTCTACTATAATAATTTGTGGTAA
- a CDS encoding hypothetical protein (Probable pirin-like protein) yields the protein MSSVSRKVSNVAKGYKTKDGAGVSLLSVIGGPILSKSVDPFLMLDAFKSENPNDYIAGFPSHPHRGQQTLTYMIDGIMEHKDNKGNKGLLKPGMVQIMNAARGYVFNYNC from the coding sequence atgtcaAGTGTTTCTAGAAAAGTTTCAAATGTTGCAAAAGGTTATAAAACTAAAGATGGCGCAGGTGTATCACTTTTAAGTGTTATTGGTGGACCTATCCTATCAAAATCAGTTGATCCATTCTTAATGTTAGATGCATTTAAATCAGAGAATCCAAATGATTATATTGCAGGTTTCCCATCACATCCACATAGAGGTCAACAAACTTTAACCTATATGATAGATGGTATAATGGAGCACAAAGATAACAAAGGGAATAAAGGATTACTAAAACCTGGTATGGTTCAAATTATGAATGCTGCAAGAGGGtatgtttttaattataattgttaa
- a CDS encoding SAP DNA-binding domain-containing protein: MKKRTRNNNQEFYDGRIENIKKPKEDHIINNDSDTLIDDENNNIKNYENEFKLFKLMNKEKLVIKKLQTIAKDNGLPFSGNENELYNRIEQYYNIKINSEKEVKQQQDNNPFNKSQPILLIKNENEIAFWKVFRNKSLFKMVFSNFKFSNTFNYSRLYSVNNIFKSFSNGIEIIRDKVKSNSYLSFIAINDKDNIQKFNFNGLSIIFENIKDENEENQLFYNQFITNYCNRTVHFWSLFDHVIESSNLLALKSLHGNGMIKEKVKVDFEINSYSNLKILNYLTKNLSKLFIIETIQVNDFNIFKEFKLGELIDFTRALLDDKKYYKLLKPFNNNKSFSRATKDIDDELSLFLENITKNKLILNEIKKFKFTDKELNENLFKVLKPLTNWDRHFSKLNHNYSSDIDNNSSINNEIENEKQRLSIIKLKNLELFQKIVNNNDILSKKLKLVSYEVHESIFSNIMTIQNDQIKIGKEMEGNFIEQNQLIQKIQEKQLKKQKEKENNTLQECKDDDLNKRNTIFKYITIFYDLNLIKKKPIEYSLAFLNEFVATNEEYCCWDDQLFEYGMPKNEILVNGVLSSNINNSKKIEIVMNSKFLMENQFRNFISTNCTRSLIKNVKSIDMLDFLFKNFQNQIFAENNNNWQYCNSVEILQHYEKLMESLGRKFSYSVNNPEIQFPLLLMAINNPFLYDDDDDDIQKKKSLILKKNISFNDFLLLIESNRFKKLEMRKSLTEFNNDSILISRWISDNCITGLSSLIDHGRGFNTYSIKIEIDVQLPNYKGNDGDGGDSNGKVKLLLYQNQLIQILYNSNRLDDIFKINSLSGKEIINFINFIGPHISLPFVEKLLQYLIDVNLNFEIYTFLSALISNGNLLIIKYLNLNHSHFFSKITKETEGFLEPRELKNLLSSSVLFDHVQIAEILFVYTNLTKGEFERSTKPSYSMIEFLYSNNFKLSK; this comes from the coding sequence atgaaaaaaagaactagaaataataatcaagaaTTTTATGATGGtagaattgaaaatattaaaaaaccaaaagaAGACCacataattaataatgatagtgaTACTTTAatagatgatgaaaataataatattaaaaattatgaaaatgaatttaaattatttaaattaatgaataaaGAAAAGttagtaattaaaaaattacaaacgATTGCAAAAGATAATGGATTACCATTCAGTGGTAATGAGAATGAATTGTATAATAGAATTGaacaatattataatattaaaattaattcagaAAAAGAAGTTAAGCAACAACAAGATAATAATCCATTTAATAAAAGTCaaccaatattattaattaaaaatgagaATGAAATTGCATTTTGGAAagtttttagaaataaatcGTTATTTAAAATGGTGTTctcaaatttcaaattttcaaatacatTTAATTATTCAAGATTATATTcagttaataatatatttaagaGTTTTAGCAATGGTATTGAAATAATTAGAGATAAAGTAAAATCAAATAgttatttatcatttatagCTATAAATGATAAGGacaatattcaaaaattcaattttaatggtttatcaattatttttgaaaatattaaagatgaaaatgaagaaaatcaGTTATTCTATAACCAATTTATAACAAACTATTGTAATAGGACAGTTCACTTTTGGAGTTTATTCGACCACGTTATTGaatcatcaaatttattagCATTGAAATCGTTGCATGGAAATGGAATGATTAAAGAAAAGGTAAaagttgattttgaaattaatagttattcaaatttaaaaatattaaattaccTAACAAAGAATTTAAGTaaactatttattattgaaactATTCAAgtcaatgattttaatatatttaaagaatttaaattaggtgaattaattgatttcacTAGAGCATTACttgatgataaaaaatattacaaattattaaaaccatttaataataataaatcattttcaagaGCTACAAAagatattgatgatgaattatctttatttttagaaaatattacaaaaaataaattaattttaaatgaaattaaaaaatttaaatttacagataaagaattaaatgaaaatttatttaaagttttaaaaccATTAACAAATTGGGATAGACATTTTTCAAAGTTAAATCATAATTATAGTAGTGACATTGATAACAAtagtagtattaataatgaaattgaaaatgaaaaacaaagattatcaataataaaattaaaaaatttagaattatttcaaaaaatagtaaataataatgatattttaagtaaaaaattaaaattggttaGTTATGAAGTACATGAAAGTATTTTTAGTAATATTATGACAATTCAAAatgatcaaattaaaattggaaaaGAAATGGAAGGTAATTTTATTGAAcagaatcaattaattcaaaaaatacaagaaaaacaattaaaaaaacaaaaagaaaaagaaaataatactCTTCAAGAATGtaaagatgatgatttaaataaaagaaatacaattttcaaatatattactatattttatgatttaaatttaattaaaaagaaaccaaTTGAATATAGTTTAGcctttttaaatgaatttgtaGCTACAAATGAAGAATATTGTTGTTGGGATGatcaattatttgaatatggTATgccaaaaaatgaaattttagtCAATGGTgtattatcatcaaatattaataattcaaagaaaattgaaattgtaatgaattctaaatttttaatggaaaatcaatttagaaattttatttcaacaAATTGTACTcgatcattaattaaaaatgttaaatccATTGATATGTTAGATTtcctttttaaaaactttcaaaatcaaatatttgctgaaaataataataattggcAATATTGTAATAGTGTTGAAATTTTACAACattatgaaaaattaatggaATCATTAGGTAGAAAATTCTCATATTCAGTTAATAACCCAGAAATTCAATtcccattattattaatggcaattaataatccatttttatatgatgatgatgatgatgatattcaaaaaaaaaaaagtttaatacttaaaaaaaatataagttttaatgattttttattattaatagaatCAAATCGTTTTAAGAAACTTGAAATGCGTAAGTCACTCacagaatttaataatgactctattttaatttcaagaTGGATTTCAGATAATTGTATAACCGGTCTTTCTTCTCTAATTGACCATGGTCGTGGTTTTAATACGTATAGtattaaaatagaaattGATGTTCAATTACCAAACTATAAAGgaaatgatggtgatggtggtgatagtAATGGAAAggttaaactattattataccaaaatcaattaattcaaatattatataattcaaaTCGTTTagatgatatttttaaaattaatagtttatCTGGTAAAgagattattaattttattaatttcattggaCCACATATTTCATTACCATTCGTTGAAAAGTTAttacaatatttaattgatgtgaatttaaattttgaaatttatacttttttaagTGCATTGATTTCAAATGgtaatcttttaataattaaatatttaaatttaaatcatagtcattttttttcaaaaattacaaaagaGACCGAAGGATTTTTAGAACCaagagaattaaaaaatttacttTCATCTTCTGTTCTTTTTGATCATGTTCAAATAGCTGAAATACTTTTTGTTTATACAAATTTAACAAAAGGTGAATTTGAAAGGTCAACTAAACCTTCATATTCAATGATAGAATTTCTttattctaataattttaaattatctaaataa